The following DNA comes from Castanea sativa cultivar Marrone di Chiusa Pesio chromosome 10, ASM4071231v1.
agaagaaaaagcccaaaaacattgGTAAAGTGCGAGTCTGCAATGGACAGCAAGTGCAGAAAGAAAACAAGTAGAGGTAGATTAGAGTTATACGCACTACTTTGGAGACACTGCTATTGTGAGAAGCTATGTAAAAAAGAACATGCTTTGTCTTTGACTCACATCCACGTTCATATTATTAAAGGTTGTTGGTCCcaaaagaataattaaaaagGTTCCCTTGTTGATAGAAACATTGTCCCAAAGATGTAGTAGTTGTAAAGCACGAGATGTGGAGGCTGATTCGCTGCTTGTTGGTCTGTCCACCTACAATACATAGAGAGGCCTTACAGGTTAGCATGCACGAGCCAGCATGATCCAGAAAAATCCAGATCGATAGCTAAAAAAGTGAGGGAAAGGTTTAGAAAATCGCACCCTTACACCTTATTGGAAAATTAGCTCATAGTTACTTTATTACACACTCATTATTGCACACTTCGTATGcacaactttttaattttaattaaaatcatactttcaaaacataaaattcgatttatttcaaagaaaaataatttttctggaAGACTGTGTTGAAAGGGTCAAATTCTTTAtgatacaaaattattaaaggAATAAGGCCTAGAGAAAAATTTCAGAGAGAAGCAGACAAGGACCAAAGAGTGGTGCTGTTCCCCTCCTATCCTATGGTCACAAACGAATAAGTATTAAGTAGACGATGGAATAACACCACCtagttttttggttttgtgcGCAAGCCTTGACGGCGTCTTAATGCTTTGTTCGCTACTGTTTGGATATGACATGGAATATCGAAATTTGTTGGTCAAAGAGTCATAAAAGTCttactctataagtataaaatTTTACTAGGACAATTCCCAATAAATATTAACTTGGGAAATGCCTAAGAAATCTGACTCAACtcgattttaatattttattggttTGAGATCCGATGCCATGCATGCAATCTGACTTAACTCAATTTTTATACTACTAACTTTTAGATCTCACATGGTTGTGGAAATTTCTTGGTCTAGGACTCCAGATTCTAATCCAATTTTAATGGCTGGAAAATACTATGCAAAGCTCAAACCGACATATTTTCAGTATCCTAAAAATACTGCACAACttattttcatgatttttgttttcaacTAAAATAAGGTTAGTGGTTACTGATTTTCTTACAAGAGCCTACTGTGATATCACTTTAATGTTTatctttgttaattttaatttgtcaCTACAGCAATTGCAAAAACAATTGAGGGAAGAAAGCTTAGGTAGACTTATTAATATGGACAGTAGAAGtgagatattaattttttttaataattattttattgagaaagAAAAGCTTATGTTCAGCAATGTATGCAtaaactttcctaaaattttaAGCAGAGAAATAAAGTAAGAGAGATTATGAAATCTACAAGAGAATACTTTTCAAGACTACTCCAACACCTTatgaaaagtaaaattgaaaTCTCCACATTATCAAATTCAAAAGTGCaattattcctcaccctccaTATCTTCACATAAGACAATACAGCTATCTTTGCTAAGGAGTGTAACGTGAGCATAACACCAATCTTCCACCCAGAAACCACGTCTACTCAAAAACATTTTGGCCTATATATATTGACCAAAGACTTGGCTGCAAAAGTTAAGCGTCACAAGAAGTAGAAAGATCAGTCCGTGTTGTTTTTTTCCGGCAGCTTGGTAGTTTAAACAACAAGAAGTACTATGTATGAAATTAAATAATCTTGTGTAATCTTCTACGTATTAGTTTTGACTGTTGAAAAATGCTGCTTTAAGCAGGTAGTTGTACTGTACACATCCTGGTATGGTTTTCATGGGCTCCTCTTATTCATGCTTGGTCGCGGTCGGTATGTTTACAAAGTCCATACCTAATCTAATCGTGGTGCTAGACTGCTAGTGTGCACGTGCCAGAAATGCAAAAGTCAGACTAAGCAGTCCGAATTGTAGTAGTTCATACAAACTTTGAAAAGCAGTGATTGCGTGAATATGCATTCAAAATATGGGTCCGGAATGAGCATATAGTATGAAAGCTCACTAGAAAGTACTACAAATATTCTTCCCCTGAGCCAGAGGTAACAATCTGAAAATTGAAGTTAACAAAACCTTTTTCATACTTACTGTGGAAAATTCACTCTCTTTGGTTTACTTGAGCAATCAGACAACAGAACCGCAAAGCAGTCAAGCCTCTAGGAACTCATAGCAGTCCAATAACATAAAAGGGCTTGCATGCTATGGGGGCCCAGGTTATAGAAGGCCTTTCAAGAGCCTATAAAAAAAGAACCCACAAAGAAGTGGGggaaacaaaaggcaaaaatgTGCCCCCTTCAAAGAAGAAGATCAATGGCACAGAGGCAAACTAAACCAAAAACCAGATAGTCCATGTGTCTTAATACATTCTTATCAATTTTCAATTCTACAAATATgcaactacaaaaaaaaaagtccttgGTATGATGACAAGTGTCTTCTACCAAAAAACAAGGGGGAGGGTGGAGGGATAAAACTAACCTACCAATCACCTCTCCTAGACCTTGTGAAAGTTTATGCATTGGGTACAACCTTTTTACAAACATGCATCTACAAGTACATGTCATTGCATGTTAGGATTGAGGCTATGCCAACTTGAGTTGCAGTGACCTTGTAACTTCATGGAAATGCTAATTAACGATTTCCAAGCCATAGGCTATATTTCCCATTTCTTTCCAGATTTTTCTCATTGCACTCCCAATCAGACAGCATGGCAGTCACTCGTTGCCAACAGAAGTTAAAGCAACTGACAGTTTCACATTCAGCAcaggaaaagagaaaggaaatatcTTGATGACTGCCATTTATTCAAAAATTCAACAAACTTTTAGAAGAAACatgatttaagaaaaacttCATTGTGAAGTCTCATCATTTCCCCCAGCTTGAGGAGCCTCATCCTGTGGCAACTTGGATTCAAAATTTTCCTCTTCCAATAGTGTAACTCTCTCTGAATCACCATCAGTCCTAGCTTGCTTGTTTGACTCATTTGGTTTTTCAGCTCTAGTATCTTCAAGTTTTTTTGTGACTTCTGGATGCTGTTGTTTCTGAGATTCTGAGTTGGATGAAGCAAGAGGTGACTCATTGAGTTTTACAGCTCTAGTATCTTCAGGTTCCTTTGTGGCTTCTGGATGCTGTTGTTTCTGAGATTGTGAATTGGATGAAGCAAGAGGAGTGACACCCAACCCTTTGGCAAGACTAACATACTTGAAAACAAGTTGCTTGTAATTATTTAGGAGGTCCTCTACATCGTTGACTGTTAGGTCACCAACATTGGCAAAAACATATGGATAATCCCGAAAAGCTTGCCTTACCATATCCTCCTTCAAAAGCATGGTTGCCCCTTTATTCTCCAAATCCGAGAGGGATGGAATTTTTGTTAACTGATCTTCTGCAAATGGGACCTCCTTACTTCGGGATTTTGATTCAGATGATTTGGGTCGTATTGTGGAGTCCTTATCCTTATAAACATTCAAAGATTGATGTTTAGATTCCATTGGTTCTGCTCTAGATATGTCTCCTCCAAAACTATAATCACTTTGATCAGATTGACCATCAAAATCAGAAGAAAGCCCAGACAGAAGTGCTCGAGCAGTTTCCATGTTACTTTCGAACTCGGTTTCATCCATTGAAAGGGCCTTTGCATCAATGTTTGAAATGAAGGACTCAGCAGAAAGCATGttggtaaaaaaatatgatgCTTCTGCAACTAAGCGAGATTGACACCTGTATCTTTGTATATACAACAGATTTGAGTGCAGTTGTGGAGGGTTTGCCTGCATAATATTGTCAATGCAATTGTAAGTACAACATTCTAAATGCCACATTTCAAGGGCCATTAACCAACAGTAATCTTATGAATCATGGAAGCCACTAGTTTGCAAAGCACTAATGATACTAAATCAGGCTTTGTGCCCTTTAATATTTTGAACTTTCCACCTTCCGCATCCTCTCCCCCTGAAACATATAGTTTAAAGGGACACTTCATTTCATAATATCATGAGATATAATACATGTCTTTGATTGTATCACCACAGTAGAATCACTTCTATAACTTTATCATCCTTAAATTCTAACTTTTGAAAGAATAGGAagacataaaatatataaccaaaaaaaatctgAAGGAAAATGTTTCAAGACCCATCTATGGTGGTTAACGAGTAGAAACTTTATAGGAGTACTGGAGTAGAAAGCAAacagccaaaaaaagaaaatatacctGAAAATATATCAGGACTGAGTGGTAGTAGTGCTGATACCAATGAAAATATCAGGAATTAGATTAGCTAACTTTCTGATatccaaatttttaaaatggggttttatttttaaatgcaacTTTAGAAAGCATAGCATCTTTAGGATACAGACGTGCAGGCACATAGACATCAATGTTTTATAAACCAGACCGTTGAAAGAACTGAAAAAGTGAGAGGTCAAGGTCCTGTCACCAAGTCAATTGGGTCAGAACATGACATTATaaatgtttttgtgtgtgtgtgtgtgtgtctatctatctatctatctatctatctatctatctagcCAAGTTgaagtaatatataaataatcagCTTGATAATGGGGTGTGATAAACCTCTATTAGGTTTGAAGTTCAAAgttgtaaatataaaattttcatatttttaaattaatttgtaaaataaaaattatatacgtATGTTTTATTCATTTAACATAATTCTTGGTGAAGGTTTTGAATAACTACTTGGATGTTTGGGTTCAAATCCTCCTACATGCAATAGTAAAACGTTTTCCACAAAACCTTAAGAAAGAAGCCCATAGTCAAAGGGGTCAACAGAGGTAAGATCAGACCAAAATAAAGACTAATCGGCAGTTCATTCAACTAGTCCAACCAGCTGGTCCTGTCTGGTTTCTGAAACTTTGACAGATTTCACATATTTCTTGTCCCCATGTCATAACCTACTTTCAAGATTTTACCATCTCCCATGTCCATGCTTCATAGTCAATGCTTATGAGAGTAAGCAACAATCAACATAAAGAATACAAAACAGACTGAAGACACTAATTTTAGTGTTGAACACAAATACCCTATATCTGGAACCAATTGtaagattctctctctctcactctctctcttttctggatATATAACTGTATGGTTTCAACAGGTATATTATGTAACGGTATATATTTAATCTCACCTTTATAGTAACATAAATCAGAACAGGAAGAAATTCATCAGCTCCAGGCACATCTTCTGAAGAAATAGAAGCATGAAGCAGCAAGTTACCGATAACCTTGCAACAATTGAGGATACAAACAAGCTTGTCTCGTGGGGCCTTGTACATGTTGATCTTCTGCAGTTCTTTCTGTGCAAGCTGCCAAAACAGAGCATGAGATGCAGGTAAGACCCCAACATAAACCCCTACCCCAGTTTCCAACTACAACTAAGTGGGTAAGAAAGTGCATAGGAATAGAAACTAGTTTGTTAGCCATTTGTGGATTCACGTCCCACAATTTTAAGGGTGTTCCATTATGCACTTCTGTAATGGATATAACAGATCTTGTATTCATGATCTAATCAATATGCCTCATTTGACATGATTCAGCcaacattttttatattggGAACTATTTTATATTGGGAACTAGCAGTCACCAAAAGATATAAAATGGAAGGACCAACATGAAGCCAGTGATTCTGTTTAATTGTCAAATACTCAACACTCAGTATTCCATTTGTGGAATCAACGGGGTAACAAATAATGATGTATAACTTCAACAATGGTAAATTTGTAATGACATCATTATCCCATAATTGGTACTCACAAAtatagtaacattttttttttccttgattggTATGGTTACACATTTACTTGTTGGGCCTTTAATCCACAACCTCATTCTCCACCTTGCTCTTCCAAGGTGCCACAAGACAGAATTGCACCCAGATTTTTCAGCCTTGTGATGGCACTAAGTATACCTACTTAGTCACAGCCAACACCCAACACTCACATAAAGGGACACTATAACAATTTGTGTGAATCAAGTAAACACAACATAAACAAGCATGCACATCAAACACACAAAGCATATGGAAAACCTTCCAACCTTTCATTATTTTGACTCAAAGCACAAATGAAACACAAAAAGCTTTTCCTCACCAAAACCTCCCTTCGCCTAATGACAACTACCAATGCTTACTAACCCAAAGAGTATTACAATGTTTCCCCACAATGAACACTCTGGTTTTTGCCTCAAACATAACCTTACATGTTGTCGACACCCCCAACAGCATATGTTTATTATGTGCAGGAAATAACTGTCCCTTGACTTGCTACCAAATCACAGGAGCAGTCTTCGAGACAAACAGCCCTGTTGTCTTGGAGCCTTTACCCTGCTATTAGCACATCAAAAAAGTTCACATAGCATGCCATTGCTTGATAACTGCCACAACATGCTACTGCCACCTGTTAAACACATGCACAACCTATGCACATGTCCAGCCCAGCACAGACCTTGCTCTTCCATGGCAGCCCCAAAACTTTGCCAACATGCATCCTTAGTCTATGCACCACCATGTGCCAGTGCCAGTGCCAGTGCCATGTTCTAGTCTAACCACACATCACCACCCATATGCAAATTCAACCTTTCTTGGCCATGCAAACCACAACCCAATTTCATGTACACTAAACCATCATGCTACACTCAGGCAGCAGTCACACAGCCTACACGCTGCATGACAACCTACCCAATACTAAATCCACACAAGGCTACCATGGTTTATCCTACTGCACTTGCTGCCCACAACACATGCATGGCTTGCAACCTGCCAAGCCATGACCACAAACCATTGCCTTTGCAAAGCCACTATCACACTGCCATTAAGCCAACTCGTCTATTCATGCACTACAATAAGGCAATACGGCCTATTATTATCTCAAGGAGCCTTACACAGCTCATGGCATGCCTCCCTCATGCCCATAAGTTTGTGTGGCTGACATGGATGCAAGTGCCACCACATGCAGCCACCTTTCTCAACCATCAAgggtctcttttttttcttttttcatataatttaatagttgggAGTGGGCAAATTTGCACACTGGACGTCTTTGTTGGAAACACCAAGAGGTCTAGCACATTGGGAGCAGCTGCCATTTAAGCTAGAGCTCACTAGCCACAATAGTGAAATCTACATAACTTAAGTGCAAtaaaaaccaacaaattaattGTATCACACTTTACAGGTACTGAATTTTTATGGGAGCAAGTTACAATCTCTTCCTGTCACTTCATTTGGTTTTTTCATGCTAAAGAAAAGATCATTACTTTAAGGAGGATCCTCAACACCTTGAGTTTCAATTTAGTAGAAATAGATAGCCCCAAGTTAAGGATTGAAGTTTAACATGCCTATATATACTCTCAACCATAGTTATAAATATCATACCATATCTTCCACAATATTCTGCATTGGTAGATCATTCCATACACTTAACCCCTTGACATGTACTGGTTTAAATATCAGGGTGTTTAATCCTATACCGTTGTTTCAGCCGGAATGAAatcataccttttttttttggtaatttttttagcATGGGAGAATTTCTTTtgaattgagaaaatataagtTCTTCTTAATTTGATGATGAGTTAGATGTAGTTAATTTGAGTTCATGAGTtagatgaaagaaaaagatgggACAGCTTTTTAGGCTTTACTAGAAATGTCATTGATTATGGCTTTAGAATAGGGTATTGGCATGATCTGTGGAATGGTTACACTATCCTTATTGAGATTTATTCTAGCCTTTTCCTTATTGCTAAGGATAGAGACACTATGGTGGCAGATTATTTAATGGGTGCTTTCATAGGAACCTGTTATTCATCAGATAGGTGTATAATCAGGAATTAGAAGATACGGTTCAGTTGGAGGATGAACTGATACGGTTCAGTTAGAGGATGACCTACATACAAAAGAGTTATGTCACCAGGAGGAAGACATATTAGAATAGATCCCTCAAAGACACAAGGATTTAAAGTGAAGAGTTATTATAAAGCACTAAGAGGAGGCACGATTTTTATTCCTCGGaagcgatttttttttttttttaaggtattcATTGTCAGAGTATTTCCAAAGTTTGTGTTCCATCAAGGCTGGCTTTTTAGGTAAGATCATTATGGATTGGTGCTTTATGTGCAAAAGCCAGGAAAAGAGTGTCTCATCGTTTCCTCCATTGTAGGGAGGCTTGGGAAATGTGGTCTCTGatttttttgcttgtttggtgTGTCGCTGGTAGTGCCTTCTGTGTTGGAATTATTGTCTTGTTGAAAGAAACATTTTGGTGAGAGAAGGGATTGGGAGCTTTGGAACGTTGTTCCTGTGTGTATAATGCAGTGTTGTTGGAGACAGATATGCTCGATGCTTTGAGGGGCAAGAGAAGCATACAGTGAAGTTGAAGTATTCAGTCATGAAGATTTTCTATGACTGTACTTCAACTTCCCTGGCTTATTCCACTGGACTTTCTGGAGTTCTtggaccattttttttataattatatatactttcattttaattttttgggcttCTCCTTTGTATACCTCACCATGTACTAGAATTCCCTTTGgcactttttcttttgatggaTTTTCATTACTTTGctcttaaaagaaattttaaaaaaaaggtcaatCAAGCTCAGAATTGAGGAAGATGAAGTAATAAATCATAGGCAGAAAATAATCCAAAAGAAATAATGGGGAAAGGGATATTTTGTGCCATAATGCCCAATTTGGATGGAGGGAGAGTGGAGGGAAGTAGAGTAGAATTGGCCGGAAATTAGCTCCATCCAAACTGGCCATAACTGATATGCAACTACATGGTAAAGTATCAGCTCTGTGCATAATTAATATTAGTACAACAAATATAGCAGTCAATCTATACCAAAGATGGAAACCACAATTTATCAGTTAATATATACAGTACTGGCATAAACTGGGACAATTTTTGATTCATATACTTGTCCAAAATACTATTATGGAAACTAAATTTCAAAATGCTATTTagatctttttaaaaaaaaaatggttgtatCTAGTGCACAAATTTTCACTTTTGAGGGGTTTAGGAGAGGTGATTGGTAAGCAGCCTTACCTCCTCCCCCCTTTTTTGGATAGGTTGATTTCCATTTATTTAGATATAAAACTGATactaaaataaagttttattcaaaaaaagaataaacccCTTTAGGACGGAGAGGGCTTAACTATAACAAATCATCTTGgacaaaagaacaaaacaatttgACACAGACGGAAAACTTAAAAAGCAATTAGTCACAAAACTTCGTAGGGAAAGAATAGCTATGTGCTTATTTTTGTCCATATGCAAAGCCACACATATAAGTTTGTATGTGCAATAACTAGCACATTTATTTGTCCACATGCTGAAGAACTATGAAAGCTGCGCCTTACAGTGGAATTAGAGTTAGAAGGACAGGAAATAGACAGTACATATACAATACCTGAGTGTGTCTTGCTGGATCCCATGCCTAAAATCATTGAAGACATATTGGatatgggaaaaagaaaaagatctaaAAATGCCTTGTTTCACACGCAAACATGCCAAGAATGTCACTCTAAGGATGTAAACATGCACACAGACTCGGAGTATTGAATAGAATCTATACTTACTAGCCATGATGTTTCATTCTGAAAGTTCCGTTTAATATCCAAATTTTCTGGACGAATGAATTGTTGAATCAAAGCCATCTTCTCAgaaagttggtgatcaagtttTACATCATCTGGATGTGAAGCAAATACACGAGTAAATAACTTTGTCATGACATACTTCTCCAGTCCCTGCATTTGCAATAAAGCCCAGAGGTAACAAATCATTTTAGGAAGAAGTATTATCCTATAACAGATTACATTATGAAAAAACACACCCAAGAAAAAAAGgagataaaagaataaaattaccaaaaaattaaaaatacataaaattcaTTCGAACAAATGATGTACAGTTCAGTAAGTCTGAAGTACCCAGTTTCTTACTACTTGGATGATATGTTAACTATTGCACACACGATCTCATAAATAATTGCACCAACAAATGGGAAAATATCAGCCATTTTGGGCAAAAGGCCAAAAACTCAAGCAGTTTCTTGAAAACTTGCTTAAAACTTTGAGTATTTAGAGATGCTTTCGTTATTCCCAATAAGATAGCTCGCTAACAGATCTCTTCTTCCAAAGCGCGCCCTGTTCGTTCCGCCCACAACAATTCAATTAGTTCTCCGGGTGAAAAAGCATTAGACATTCTGTTATCCTTAGCCCCAAAAACTTATAGTTTAGGTggcaaaattaacaaaataaatacatcTTGATTCTTGACCAAATGACATTATTTTGGTTCATTTTGGATGAAATCATAATCCATCCCACAACCCTACAATGCAATTACCAAAGATAAAGTTGCTTAGCATACTCAGAGAAGAAGAGAATAGAATTGAGGTCATTTCTGATTTCTGAACCAGTTGCTAATTCCAGGCACAAGAGAAAGATTCCTGCAGTATACATCAGGTGTCCTGGGTCACACCCTCTCCATATGCTACATACTAGCTACTAATTCTTGATCTCAAAGAGTACACAGTATCAAGGGTTGTAAAAGTTGCCTCTAAATCAAAATTactgttcaaacttcaaaaaatcacaactgagaaaaatacaaaggatttttttttttttttaaatgagcttttttttaatgttagtgtactttattaccaaaaataatatagcaagaaagaagaagagaaaaggaaaagctG
Coding sequences within:
- the LOC142613259 gene encoding vacuolar protein sorting-associated protein 9A-like isoform X1, encoding MENSDGFLGLHDFLDRMRQPSAADFVKSIKSFIVSFSNNAPDPERDGASVQEFFAKMEVAFRAHPLWAGCSEEELESAGEGLEKYVMTKLFTRVFASHPDDVKLDHQLSEKMALIQQFIRPENLDIKRNFQNETSWLLAQKELQKINMYKAPRDKLVCILNCCKVIGNLLLHASISSEDVPGADEFLPVLIYVTIKANPPQLHSNLLYIQRYRCQSRLVAEASYFFTNMLSAESFISNIDAKALSMDETEFESNMETARALLSGLSSDFDGQSDQSDYSFGGDISRAEPMESKHQSLNVYKDKDSTIRPKSSESKSRSKEVPFAEDQLTKIPSLSDLENKGATMLLKEDMVRQAFRDYPYVFANVGDLTVNDVEDLLNNYKQLVFKYVSLAKGLGVTPLASSNSQSQKQQHPEATKEPEDTRAVKLNESPLASSNSESQKQQHPEVTKKLEDTRAEKPNESNKQARTDGDSERVTLLEEENFESKLPQDEAPQAGGNDETSQ
- the LOC142613259 gene encoding vacuolar protein sorting-associated protein 9A-like isoform X2 — encoded protein: MTKLFTRVFASHPDDVKLDHQLSEKMALIQQFIRPENLDIKRNFQNETSWLLAQKELQKINMYKAPRDKLVCILNCCKVIGNLLLHASISSEDVPGADEFLPVLIYVTIKANPPQLHSNLLYIQRYRCQSRLVAEASYFFTNMLSAESFISNIDAKALSMDETEFESNMETARALLSGLSSDFDGQSDQSDYSFGGDISRAEPMESKHQSLNVYKDKDSTIRPKSSESKSRSKEVPFAEDQLTKIPSLSDLENKGATMLLKEDMVRQAFRDYPYVFANVGDLTVNDVEDLLNNYKQLVFKYVSLAKGLGVTPLASSNSQSQKQQHPEATKEPEDTRAVKLNESPLASSNSESQKQQHPEVTKKLEDTRAEKPNESNKQARTDGDSERVTLLEEENFESKLPQDEAPQAGGNDETSQ